The genomic region GATCGTGGCGCAGGCTGGCATATCGGGCTCGACGATTCTCGAGGATTTCGTGCAGGTCGGTGGCCAGGGTGGCCTGACCGGTCATCTGCGCATCGGGAAGCGGGCCCGCATCGGCGCTCAGAGTGGCGTGATGGCGGACGTGCCCGCCGGGGCGGACGTGGTGGGCAGCCCCGCGATGCCGCTCCGGGAGTTCTTCCGCCAGGTGGCGATGCTGAAGCGGCTCGCCGGCCAGCGGCCGGCCCGGGCCGCTTCGGCCATTGATGAGGCAGCCGGCAAGCCGCCGGCGTAAAACAGGGCTGCGGACTGATCTGGGATGGACGGCACGGCACCAAAGGACGCGGGCGCGGCGGAAGCCGGCGCCCCCGACGTCATCGGGACAGTGGATATCGCGCGCATCATGCACGCGATTCCGCATCGGTATCCGTTCCTGCTGATTGACCGCGTGGTCGAAGTGGTGCGCAACCACTCCGCGGTTGGCATCAAGAACGTCACGGTCAACGAGAACTTCTTCCAGGGCCATTTCCCCGGACACCCGGTGATGCCCGGCGTGCTGATCATCGAGAGCATGGCGCAGACCGCGGCCGTGCTGGTGGTCGAGACGCTCGGCGAGGAAGCCGCCGGCAAGGTGGTCTACTTCATGTCGGTGGAAAGCGCGAAGTTCCGCCGCCCGGTGCAGCCGGGCGACCAGTTGCGCATCCACGTCACCAAGGACCGCAATCGCGGCAATGTGTGGAAGTTCAATGCCGTCGCCCGCGTCGACGGCGTTTCGGTGGCGGAAGCCACCTATGCCGCGATGATCATGTCCAAGGCGGCGGGCAGCTAGGCGTGGACACCTCGATCCATCCATCTTCGGTGGTGGCCCCCGGCGCCACCCTCGGCAGCGGCGTGCAGATCGGCCCGTTCTGCACCGTCGGCCCCGAGGCGGTGCTGGAAGACGGCGTCCGGCTGATCAGCCACGTGGTGGTGGAAGGCCGCACCCGCATCGGCGCCGGCGCCACCTTCTACCCGTTCGCCACCGTCGGGCTGCCGCCGCAGGACCTGAAATACGCCGGCGAGCCGACCGAGACGGTGGTCGGCGCCCGCACCGTCGTGCGCGAGCACGTCACCATCCATCGCGGCACGGTGACCGGGACGGGCATCACCCGCGTCGGCGCCGGCTGCCTGCTGATGGCGGTGGTGCACGTGGCCCATGACTGCGCGATCGGCGATGGCGTGGTGATCGCCAACAACGTGGTGATGGGCGGGCATGTCGAGATCGGCGATGGCGCCGTGATCGGCGGGGCCGCGGCGATCCACCAGTTCGTGCGCATCGGCCGTGCCGCCATGGTGGGCGGCGTGTCGGGCGTCGAGGCCGACGTCATTCCCTTCGGCAGCGTGATCGGCAACCGCGCCAGGCTGGCCGGGCTGAACGTGATCGGCCTGCGTCGCCGCGGCATCGAGCGCGCGCAGATCCACACCGTGCGCAACGCCTTCCGTCTGCTGTTCCGCGGCGAGGGCGTATTCGCCGACCGCGTGGCCGAGGCACGCCGGACCTGGGCCGAGGACCCGTTGGTGGGCGAGATCCTCGCCTTCATCGACGCCCCCAGCCGCCGCGGCCTGATCCGTGCCGCCATCGAGGACACGGATGACGCATGACCCCGGCCGCCCCCTCCCCGTGCGGGAGGGGGTGGGGGTGGAAGCGCACCTTCCCTCGCGCCCCGATCGCGTGCTGCGGCGCCGCGGCGCCGGCCGCTGTCAGTGCAGGCGGGAGTCGGCGGGGCGGACCAGTGCCGCGAAGGCGGCGAAACGGTCATCCTCGGGGGCTTCGGTCGTGCAGGCGACGATCGCCTGGCGCAAGGCGTCGAGGGTCCGGGGCAGCTCCAGCGAAGCCGCTTCCTCGGCCAGCATCTGCAGGCAGCGCAGAATGCCGCTCCCGGTTGGGATACACTCTTCGGCAAGATCGTCGAGTTCGGCCGTGTTGTCGAACAGGGCCAGGTCGTCTTCCGTCATTGCCTTCTCCTTGGAAGGTGCCCCGGCGGGATGGACGCTCCCACACAAAGCGGTCAATCGCGAATTCGTGATCGACGGTGCCCTGGTATGCCGCAAGCATCCGCCGCCACGCAACCAGAAAATGCTTGTTTCCCCTGAGTTTTTTGGTTCCATTCTGGCATTTTTATTTCGGCGCGATATTTGTCACGACTTGTACAACCATTGAGGCGCAGATGAACGACACTGTCCCTCCCGCGCTCGGTATTCTGGCTGGCGGTGGTCCGCTGCCCGGCCGTGTCGCCGCTGCCGCGCGGGCCGCCGGTCGTCCGGTGTTCATCGTGGCGCTCGAAGGCTTCGCCGACCCGGCGGTGGTCGCGCCCTGGCCGCACGAAACCGCCCGCATGGGCGCGGCCGGCCGCATCCTTGAACGGTTGCGCGCCAATGGCTGTCGCGACCTGGTGCTGGTCGGGCCGGTGCGCCGCCCCTCCCTGCTCGACCTGCGCCCCGATGCCGAGGGCACCCGCCTGCTCGCCCGCATCGGCCGCGCCGCCTTCGCCGGCGATGACGGGTTGCTCGCCGCGGTGGTGCGCGTGCTCGGCGAGGAAGGCTTCCGCGTCGTCGGCGCGCACGAGATCCTGACGGAGGCGGTCGGGCCCAAGGGCCTGCTCTCCCGCGCCGTCCCGGATGCCGCGGCGATGGCCGACATCCGCCGTGGCATCGCCGTCGCCCGCGCGCTCGGCGCGGTCGATGTCGGCCAGGGCTGCGTGGTGCAGCAGGGCATCGTGCTCGCGGTCGAGGCGATCGAGGGAACCGATTCCATGCTCGCCCGCGCGGGCGGGCTGCGCCGTCCCGGGCCGGGCGGCGTGCTGGTCAAGCTGGTGAAGCCCGGGCAGGAACGTCGCGCCGACCTGCCCACCATCGGCCCGCGCACGATGCACGCCGCGGCGGAAGCCGGTCTGCGCGGGGTCGCCTTCGAAGCCGGGGGCACAATTCTGGCTGAACGCGCCGCGACCGTGGCCGCCGCCAATGAAGCTGGCGTGTTC from Rhodovastum atsumiense harbors:
- the fabZ gene encoding 3-hydroxyacyl-ACP dehydratase FabZ, which codes for MDGTAPKDAGAAEAGAPDVIGTVDIARIMHAIPHRYPFLLIDRVVEVVRNHSAVGIKNVTVNENFFQGHFPGHPVMPGVLIIESMAQTAAVLVVETLGEEAAGKVVYFMSVESAKFRRPVQPGDQLRIHVTKDRNRGNVWKFNAVARVDGVSVAEATYAAMIMSKAAGS
- the lpxA gene encoding acyl-ACP--UDP-N-acetylglucosamine O-acyltransferase, with amino-acid sequence MDTSIHPSSVVAPGATLGSGVQIGPFCTVGPEAVLEDGVRLISHVVVEGRTRIGAGATFYPFATVGLPPQDLKYAGEPTETVVGARTVVREHVTIHRGTVTGTGITRVGAGCLLMAVVHVAHDCAIGDGVVIANNVVMGGHVEIGDGAVIGGAAAIHQFVRIGRAAMVGGVSGVEADVIPFGSVIGNRARLAGLNVIGLRRRGIERAQIHTVRNAFRLLFRGEGVFADRVAEARRTWAEDPLVGEILAFIDAPSRRGLIRAAIEDTDDA
- a CDS encoding LpxI family protein is translated as MNDTVPPALGILAGGGPLPGRVAAAARAAGRPVFIVALEGFADPAVVAPWPHETARMGAAGRILERLRANGCRDLVLVGPVRRPSLLDLRPDAEGTRLLARIGRAAFAGDDGLLAAVVRVLGEEGFRVVGAHEILTEAVGPKGLLSRAVPDAAAMADIRRGIAVARALGAVDVGQGCVVQQGIVLAVEAIEGTDSMLARAGGLRRPGPGGVLVKLVKPGQERRADLPTIGPRTMHAAAEAGLRGVAFEAGGTILAERAATVAAANEAGVFLLGFDPNEGEYTDG